The following coding sequences are from one Triticum aestivum cultivar Chinese Spring chromosome 5A, IWGSC CS RefSeq v2.1, whole genome shotgun sequence window:
- the LOC123103612 gene encoding flavin-containing monooxygenase FMO GS-OX-like 8: protein MVSAEPPLQLEPKNVCVVGAGMAGMAAARELRREGHVVTVMEQSGDVGGQWLYDPRTDDDGLLEAGAAPVRVHSSMYACLRLISPREAMGFSDFQFFPREGVAGRDPRRFPTHREVYYYLREFCHAFGLADAVRLNTRVTRVAAVPTSLTDQWAVRTVHLGGTATDEEEKEEVFDAVVVATGHYSQPKLPSINGMEDWPRRQLHSHSYRTPEPFRGEVVVMVGCGDSGKDIALDLRRVAKEVHLTAKSVEEAMTPAMSKMLANHANLHLHPQIDRLHADGRVAFADGSSVVADTVMYCTGYTYSFTFLDTGGAVTVDDNRVGPLFEHVFPPSLAPSLSFVGIPRKVIVPWFFEAQGKWVAQVLSGRRALPPEEEMLRSVEEYYRAREAAGVPKKYTHDIAGVDPEKMYEFGEKYCDFARIEDWKRELLVSIIANMDNDMETFRDRADDGENVRKGLQRWHGEAAQAQEDQTTVAAVEADLDAQVIAKLRLN, encoded by the coding sequence ATGGTGTCAGCTGAGCCGCCGCTGCAACTGGAGCCGAAGAATGTGTGCGTCGTGGGAGCCGGCATGGCCGGTATGGCGGCGGCGCGCGAGCTGCGGCGAGAGGGCCACGTCGTGACGGTCATGGAGCAGAGCGGCGACGTCGGCGGGCAGTGGCTGTACGACCCGAGGACCGACGATGACGGCCTGCTCGAGGCCGGGGCCGCGCCAGTGCGCGTGCACAGCAGCATGTACGCCTGCCTCCGTCTCATCAGCCCGAGGGAGGCCATGGGCTTCTCCGACTTCCAGTTCTTCCCCAGGGAGGGCGTCGCCGGCCGCGACCCGCGCCGCTTCCCGACCCACCGCGAGGTGTACTACTACCTCCGGGAGTTCTGCCACGCGTTCGGGCTTGCTGACGCCGTCAGGCTCAACACCAGGGTCACGCGCGTCGCCGCCGTGCCCACGTCGTTGACGGATCAATGGGCTGTGAGAACCGTGCACCTCGGTGGCACGGCCacggacgaggaggagaaggaggaggtgttcGATGCCGtcgtcgtggccaccggccacTACTCGCAGCCGAAGCTCCCGAGCATCAACGGCATGGAGGACTGGCCGCGGAGGCAGCTGCACAGCCACTCGTACCGGACGCCGGAGCCGTTCCGCGGCGAGGTGGTGGTGATGGTCGGGTGCGGGGACAGCGGCAAGGACATCGCGCTGGACCTCCGCCGCGTCGCCAAGGAGGTGCACCTCACTGCCAAGTCCGTGGAGGAGGCCATGACGCCGGCGATGTCCAAGATGCTGGCGAACCACGCCAACCTGCACCTCCACCCGCAGATAGACCGCCTGCACGCCGACGGCCGCGTGGCGTTCGCCGACGGCTCCTCCGTCGTCGCCGACACTGTCATGTACTGCACGGGGTACACCTACTCGTTCACGTTCCTGGACACGGGTGGCGCGGTCACCGTCGACGACAACCGCGTGGGGCCGCTGTTCGAGCACGTGTTCCCGCCGTCCCTGGCGCCGTCGCTCTCCTTCGTCGGCATACCGAGGAAGGTCATCGTGCCGTGGTTCTTCGAGGCGCAGGGGAAGTGGGTCGCGCAGGTGCTGTCCGGCCGGCGGGCGCTGCCGCCGGAGGAGGAGATGCTGCGGTCCGTGGAGGAGTATTACCGGGCCAGGGAGGCAGCCGGCGTGCCGAAGAAGTACACCCACGACATCGCCGGCGTGGATCCTGAGAAAATGTACGAGTTCGGGGAAAAGTACTGCGATTTCGCGCGTATCGAGGATTGGAAGAGGGAGCTGCTCGTGTCCATCATCGCCAACATGGACAACGACATGGAGACCTTCCGCGACCGCGCGGACGACGGCGAGAACGTCCGGAAGGGCCTGCAGAGATGGCACGGCGAAGCTGCTCAAGCCCAAGAAGATCAAACTACGGTTGCTGCGGTTGAAGCTGACCTTGATGCCCAGGTCATAGCTAAGCTCCGACTGAACTGA